The Mercenaria mercenaria strain notata chromosome 8, MADL_Memer_1, whole genome shotgun sequence genome has a segment encoding these proteins:
- the LOC123562107 gene encoding uncharacterized protein K02A2.6-like, whose product MATRRLDLPTPKPFKVLGQNTNLSSTWDNYMKRFEYYLSASGITKDEQKKALLLHLGGEEIQDIYETMTCDRTTYQNTVDALTRYFNPKKNIAYERHIFRQASQEQHETIDNFIIRLKKLAVTCDYPDGSANDMIRDQVVEKCRSTELKKKFLRETDLTLDKIQSISRALELADLHATKMEEINNGHRKTENSQAASYMPAQDESTYKISKAPYHHYQHQHQQQQKKTRKQYQPRARPTQQPSKFKTCYRCGGTGHSGHECMKSRNIVCHKCKKLGHYANMCKSKKVEVRLVDDEFSEDYTFQLNTQNKSPHVNVEIEGIECSLLIDSGSSVNCLDRATYEKIRSGDTKISSAQSKIYPYAQSKPIKTIGVAEFNVKIGGKVVKLKFHIIDRVCTPLLGFKSAVELGLLEFNVSSVIVEENSVKEIISEYEDRFQGLGKLKDFQLKLNINKDIKPVAQPARRIPFKMREQVKQQIKQLLDQDVIEKVEGATPWTSPLLCVPKQNGQIRLCVDMRVANTAIQRERFPLPNIEETLEELNGARYYTKLDLNMGYHQIELDEESREITTFVTNEGLYRYRRLMFGISCAPEIYQRILQQTIQDIPNCKNISDDILIWGDTKAAHDKTLRDVLQRLRDKTLTLNKDKCDFCKTSIEFMGHTLTSEGLKPQQSKIQAVLDTEPPQNVKEVKSFLGLVTYCAKFLPNYATVSEPIRKLTRKNIKFEWGREQMESFQELKDLLTSASVMAYYNPNAETTITVDGSPVGLGAILAQKQSDGHFRPVAYASRTLNQTERRYSQIEIEMLACVWGVERFRTYVYGQPFKLLTDHRPLLNIFKPTHKPPARLERLLMRLQCYNFTVEHQPGISNPADILSRSTFNKENCEISNITEKYLDYVCENSVPKAMTLDQIDKESSQDKFTQQLIKCINHDKWPKAEEFKTFFKIRRELSTHNNIILRGNRIVIPQAMRGQVLKIAHESHQGIVKTKQMLREKVYWPGIDSEIEELIRTCEQCQLNSFPPKQPTITPTELPDRPWQTVGMDLTGPFPGGEHILVVIDYYSRFPEAEIIKNTSSRTIINKLMRIFATHGLPETIKTDNAPNMVSAEITEFFRRNGIKHHRVTPYHPQAAGLVENFNKTLGKSLKAAVSSKKNWRIEIYKFLMDYRTTPHVATGAAPATLLFNRTVKNKLPHIEKHKNDITVRQRDNRQKQKMKKYADRRCSKQNVIYKLGQKVLVRNRKFGKLCQNWENNKYTVVGQKGNTLILKSVYNELFRRHISQVRPLYERNNYK is encoded by the coding sequence ATGGCTACCAGAAGATTGGACTTGCCAACGCCAAAACCATTTAAAGTTTTGGGACAAAACACTAATTTATCAAGCACGTGGGACAACTACATGAAAagatttgaatattatttatcAGCAAGTGGAATTACAAAGGATGAACAAAAGAAAGCTTTGTTATTACACCTGGGAGGAGAAGAAATACAGGATATTTACGAAACTATGACTTGTGACAGGACAACATATCAAAACACTGTGGATGCTTTAACCCGATACTTCAATCCTAAGAAAAACATTGCGTATGAACGCCATATTTTCAGACAAGCATCACAAGAACAGCACGAAACAATAGACAATTTCATCATCAGATTGAAAAAGCTAGCAGTAACATGTGATTATCCAGACGGATCAGCCAATGATATGATCCGAGATCAAGTTGTTGAAAAGTGCCGATCGACAGAActtaagaaaaaattcttacgtGAGACAGATCTCACACTGGATAAAATACAATCAATTTCCCGTGCATTAGAATTGGCGGACTTACACGCGACCAAAATGGAAGAAATTAACAACGGTCACAGGAAAACCGAGAATTCCCAAGCAGCTTCTTACATGCCCGCGCAGGACGAATCAACATACAAAATCAGCAAAGCGCCGTATCATCATTATCAACATCAGCATCAACAGCAACAAAAGAAAACACGGAAACAGTACCAACCAAGGGCACGACCAACACAGCAACCTTCTAAATTCAAAACCTGTTATCGTTGTGGAGGCACAGGGCACAGTGGCCATGAGTGTATGAAATCGCGAAATATTGTGTGCCATAAATGCAAAAAGTTAGGTCATTACGCAAATATGTGTAAATCAAAGAAAGTAGAAGTGCGTTTAGTGGATGATGAATTCTCAGAGGATTACACATTTCaattaaacacacaaaataaGTCTCCTCATGTGAACGTAGAAATCGAAGGAATTGAATGTTCATTATTAATCGATTCTGGATCTAGTGTTAATTGTTTGGATCGCGCTACATATGAGAAAATAAGATCAGGTGATACAAAAATTTCAAGTGCTCAGTCAAAAATCTATCCTTATGCGCAATCAAAGCCAATCAAAACGATTGGAGTAGCAGAATTCAATGTGAAAATAGGTGGAAAAGTTGTAAAATTGAAATTCCACATAATTGATCGCGTATGCACACCATTACTTGGATTTAAAAGTGCAGTTGAGCTTGGATTATTAGAATTCAATGTCAGTAGTGTTATCGTAGAAGAAAATAGTGTGAAAGAAATAATTTCGGAATATGAAGATAGATTTCAAGGGCTAGGGAAACTGAAAGATTTCCAGCTTAAATTAAATATCAACAAGGATATTAAACCAGTAGCGCAACCTGCCAGACGTATTCCATTCAAAATGCGTGAACAAgtgaaacaacaaataaaacaacttctGGATCAGGACGTCATAGAAAAAGTCGAAGGTGCCACACCATGGACATCACCATTACTTTGCGTGCCAAAACAAAATGGTCAGATTCGTCTTTGCGTAGATATGAGGGTCGCGAATACAGCTATCCAGCGAGAACGTTTCCCACTACCAAACATAGAAGAAACACTGGAAGAACTTAACGGAGCACGATACTACACAAAACTTGACTTAAATATGGGCTATCATCAAATAGAACTGGATGAAGAGTCGAGAGAAATTACAACGTTCGTTACAAACGAGGGACTATATAGATATCGTAGACTCATGTTCGGGATATCGTGCGCACCGGAAATATATCAACGCATTCTTCAGcagacaatacaagacatacCGAACTGTAAAAATATATCTGACGACATCCTAATATGGGGCGACACAAAGGCAGCACATGACAAAACATTGCGAGATGTTTTGCAACGTCTTAGAGACAAAACTTTGACTCTAAACAAAGATAAATGTGACTTTTGTAAGACAAGCATTGAATTCATGGGACATACACTGACATCAGAAGGTCTCAAGCCACAACAATCCAAGATCCAGGCTGTTTTGGACACAGAACCACCACAGAATGTGAAAGAAGTGAAATCCTTCTTAGGACTAGTGACATATTGTGCGAAATTTCTGCCAAATTACGCAACTGTATCTGAACCAATCAGAAAATTGACaaggaaaaacattaaattcGAATGGGGACGCGAGCAGATGGAAAGTTTCCAAGAACTTAAGGACTTACTCACAAGTGCTAGTGTCATGGCATATTATAATCCAAACGCTGAAACGACAATCACGGTCGATGGATCACCTGTTGGATTAGGTGCTATACTTGCCCAAAAACAAAGTGATGGACACTTTAGACCTGTGGCATATGCTAGTAGAACATTGAATCAAACAGAAAGACGATATTCCCAGATAGAAATCGAAATGTTAGCATGTGTATGGGGTGTGGAAAGGTTTCGAACCTATGTCTATGGACAACCATTCAAACTACTTACAGATCACCGCCCATTGTTGAACATCTTTAAACCTACACACAAACCGCCAGCACGTCTAGAACGTCTACTAATGAGGCTACAATGCTACAATTTCACAGTAGAACATCAGCCAGGAATCTCCAATCCAGCCGACATTCTCTCAAGGTCAACATTCAATAAAGAAAATTGTGAAATCTCAAACATTACCGAGAAATACCTAGACTATGTATGTGAAAATTCAGTGCCAAAAGCCATGACCTTAGATCAAATTGATAAAGAATCATCTCAGGACAAATTCACACAGCAATTAATCAAGTGCATAAATCATGACAAATGGCCGAAAGCTGAAGAattcaaaacattctttaaaattcGCAGAGAACTGTCTACTCATAACAATATCATATTACGTGGAAATAGGATAGTTATTCCACAAGCTATGAGAGGTCAAGTGTTAAAAATAGCACATGAAAGTCACCAGGGAATTGTAAAGACTAAACAAATGTTGAGAGAGAAAGTGTACTGGCCAGGAATTGACTCAGAAATAGAGGAATTAATTAGGACTTGCGAACAATGCCAGCTAAACTCCTTTCCTCCAAAACAACCAACAATCACACCTACGGAATTACCAGACCGCCCGTGGCAAACTGTAGGGATGGACCTTACAGGACCGTTCCCCGGGGGAGAACATATTCTTGTAGTCATTGACTACTACTCCAGATTTCCAGAAGCAGAAATCATCAAAAATACATCATCAAgaacaataataaataaactgATGCGTATTTTCGCAACACATGGACTACCGGAAACTATAAAAACTGACAATGCGCCAAATATGGTATCAGCTGAAATCACAGAATTTTTCAGACGAAATGGAATAAAACACCATCGCGTTACACCATACCATCCACAAGCTGCAGGACTTGTGGAAAACTTCAATAAAACTTTAGGAAAAAGCTTAAAAGCTGCAGTTTCAAGTAAGAAAAACTGGAGAATTGAAATTTACAAATTCCTGATGGATTATAGGACGACACCGCACGTAGCAACAGGAGCAGCTCCAGCTACACTGTTATTCAACAGAACAGTCAAAAATAAACTTCCTcacattgaaaaacataaaaatgacataacAGTTAGACAAAGGGACaatagacaaaaacaaaaaatgaaaaagtatgcaGATAGGAGATGTAGCAAACAGAATGTAATATACAAGCTAGGACAGAAAGTGCTAGTTCGTAACAGAAAATTCGGAAAACTTTGTCAAAACTGGGAAAACAATAAATACACTGTTGTTGGTCAGAAGGGAAATACTTTGATTTTGAAATCTGTGTACAATGAATTGTTTAGAAGACACATTTCACAAGTCAGACCATTGTATGAGAGGaataattacaaataa
- the LOC123566276 gene encoding uncharacterized protein LOC123566276, with amino-acid sequence MVWGAVVGMAAAQLIGMILYSKVVLGKPWMKASFPGKTYEQIAQMQKESLHSEIIVCLVSQVALIMAINYVIGPYLGVKTLTLAVKVGLGMALLAALIDVPHCAFSRRPVAGFIIDHLYNTLVFVVACLSFVYFK; translated from the exons ATGGTTTGGGGAGCAGTTGTAGGGATGGCTGCCGCGCAGCTTATTGGCATGATTCTGTACTCTAAGGTGGTCCTCGGTAAACCATGGATGAAAGCCTCATTCCCAGGGAAGACTTACGAACAAATAGCTCAGATGCAGAAAGAATCCCTGCACTCAGAAATTATCGTCTGCCTCGTGTCACAGGTGGCGCTCATCATGGCAATCAACTACGTCATTGG acCTTATCTTGGTGTGAAGACATTAACACTGGCTGTGAAAGTAGGCCTCGGCATGGCCCTCCTGGCGGCTCTTATTGACGTGCCACACTGTGCATTCAGCAGACGACCCGTGGCAGGATTTATCATAGATCACCTTTACAACACGCTTGTATTTGTTGTCGCCTGCCTGTCATTTGTCTACTTTAAATGA